From the Nitrospira sp. genome, the window GATTTGACTGCAACGAATCCGGCATCTTTCAACCACTTGACTGTCTCCGAGGCTGAATAGGTATTTCCGCCTTCCGTAAACAATAACATCGACACAGCAAATAAACTTGCTTCGACTGGGTACAAACCTTCGCGATCGTGGAGAAATGCGTCTTGGATGATAAATCGACCACCGGGCGTTAATGAGGCCAAGGCCCGGCGAAAGATAGTCTGATTCTCCTCGGGCGAATAAATATGCAGTACATTCGAGTACCAGATCACATCGTACATACCAGGAATTGGTTCCTTGGAGAAATCGAGCGGAAGATATGAGAGTCGCCGCCTCGCTTTGTGTGTGCCGGCGATTTCTTTGGCGACCTCAAGAGCGGGTTCTCGATCACAGACGGTCGCGTGAAGTGTTGGGTTCCTGGCGAGAAACGCCATCGCGTAGGTGCCTGGCCCTCCACCGAGGTCCAGTAGTGTTTTCGCGCGACCCATGTCAACTTGCGCAGCAATCGCCGGGGCAATCTCCAAGGTCCTATGGTGCATGGCCCACGTGAATTGTCGGCGGTAGTCCGGACTGTCGGGAACATCATGGTCGATCGGCAAGCCGCTCCGCACGGATTCC encodes:
- a CDS encoding methyltransferase, which produces MTQPITTFDEFRDAVSAYRLPRVLLAALELDLFTTVGDRSWVIPDLAKELKVSERGLSILCRNLAAVGILQKRGISYKNSRLGATALNADHRAYRGGYLNLIERHWVDWVRLLESVRSGLPIDHDVPDSPDYRRQFTWAMHHRTLEIAPAIAAQVDMGRAKTLLDLGGGPGTYAMAFLARNPTLHATVCDREPALEVAKEIAGTHKARRRLSYLPLDFSKEPIPGMYDVIWYSNVLHIYSPEENQTIFRRALASLTPGGRFIIQDAFLHDREGLYPVEASLFAVSMLLFTEGGNTYSASETVKWLKDAGFVAVKSLPIKKGTEDWEGGILEASAHGPHPKTTVRRIQSRGSRRAR